GACATCATAAATTAGAATAAACTTAGATATTGACATTAATTATTAGAGGGCTTATCCTTACAATATCATCAAAGAAGGGAAGAATGTTCACCATGCCAGCTACTAAACTGCAAATGATGTGCGCAATGCCATGTTGTACGATGATGTGCAACATGTTCTTTGGCATACACTTGCAGCGTGGTGAAGCTACTTCCGTTAAATCCTCGTACTTATTTTAAGTAAGAGAAATGGGAAGCCCCTGATCACACTGTGGTCAGGGGCTTTTTTGATGAAATTGAATGGAAAGAGGGTTTGTTTGTGTCCTGGGAAGTAATTCAGCAAAGCTTACCAATGTTTGAACAGGGCTTGATTGCAACCCTGTGGCTCTCGGCGGTGGGGATCGTCGGCTCGCTGATTGTCGGTGTGATTGTCAGCCTGGTTCAGTTCTTTCGGGTGCCCGTCTTACGCCAAGTCTGCACGGTTTACGTGGAAATTTCGCGTAACACCCCGCTGTTAATCCAGCTCTTCTTCTTGTACTACGCCTTCCCGGTGATTGGTTTGAAGATGAACGCCGTGACCTGCGGGATTGTCGGCTTGATTTTTCTTGGGGGTTCGTACATGGCCGAGGGGTTCACTGGTGGTTTTGCCGGGGTTAGCAAGGGGCAGTTGGAAACGGGCAAGGCGATCGGGATGAACCAGTGGCAACTGGCCCGCTACGTCGTCTTCCCCCAGGGGTTTGCCCTGAGCATGCCGGCGCTGGCGGCCAACATGATCTTTTTGATCAAGGAAACCTCGATTTTTTCGGTGATCGCGATTCCGGAATTGACGAACACGGCCCTCGATTTGATTGGGCTGTACTACCGGTCCAATGAGTATCTGTTGGTCTTGGTGATTGGTTACGCCATTATCTTGATTCCGCTGATCTTAGTGTTGAACTGGCTGGAAAGGAGGGTGCGCTATGGCACATTCGGGGATTAACGTCTTGTTAGAGGGATCCAACTTCTCCCGGCTGATGGGCGGCTTATGGGTCAGCGTTTGGATCGCCGTGGTGTCGCTCTTCTTTGGCTTGATTGTCGGGACGGTCTTTGGGGTCTTGCGGACGACCAAGAGCAGGGTGCTCCGCTTCATCCTGCGCTTGTACCTGGAAATCTTTCGGATCATCCCAACGGTGGTGCTCTTATTCTTGGTTTACTACATCCTGCCGCGCCAGTTGCACATTAACATGCCGGCGGATTGGATGGCGGTGCTCGCCTTTTCGCTGTGGGTGGCCGCCGAATTTAGCGACATCGTCCGCGGGGCGATTCAATCGGTGCCGCGACACCAACGCGAATCGGGGTTGGCAATTGGCTTAACCCGCTTCCAGCTCTTCCGTTACATCCTCTTGCCCCAGGCAATGAAGCTGGAAGTACCGGCCGCCATCAACTTGGCGACCCGGGTGGTCAAAACGACCTCCCTGTTGATGATCATCAGCATCATGGACGTCATCAACGTCGGTCAACAGATCATCGAAGCCAACAATTCAACCTACCCAACCGGGGTGTTTTGGGTCTACGGGTTAATCTTTTTCTTGTACTTCATCATCGACTACCTGTTGTCGCTGTGGGCAAGAAAGCTAACCGCCCGGCAGTAAGGAGGAGCGTATGACGGAAGAAATTTTAAAGGTAAGTCACTTAAATAAGTTTTACGGTGACTGGCAGGCCCTGCACGACATCAACTTCGACCTCAAAAAGGGCGAGGTGTTAGCTCTACTCGGGCCGTCGGGGTCGGGGAAGAGCACCCTGATCCGCTGTTTAAACGGGTTAGAAGAGTATCGTGACGGCGAGATCGTCTTTAACGGCGCCAAGGTGGAGCCCAGCGAGAAGAATTGGCAACGGCTGCGCCAAAAGATCGGGATGGTCTTTCAAAGCTACGACCTCTTCCCGAACATGACGGTCTTAGAAAACATTTTGTTGGGGCCGACCAAGGTCCAAAAGCGCGACCGGGCGACGGTGGAGCAAGAGGCCCTGGCCTTACTTGACCGGGTCGGGTTAAAGGAGCATGCCAACTCCTACCCGCGCCAGCTGTCGGGGGGCCAAAAACAACGGGTGGCCATCGTTCGTGCCTTGGCCTTGCAGCCCGAGGTGATGCTCTTTGACGAAGTCACGGCGTCCCTGGACCCGGAAATGGTCCGCGGGATCTTAGACATCATCAAGGAACTGGCCAACGACGGGTCGATGACGATGCTGATCGTCACCCACGAAATGAACTTTGCCGCCCAAATTGCCGACCGGGTTCTGTTCCTAGAGGACGGGCGCATTTTGGAAGATACCCCGGGTCAGCAATTCTTTACCAACTCCCAGACCAAACGGGCGCGGGATTTCTTGGAAAGCATGGATTTTTAATAAGGGAGAAAGCAAATGAAGAAGATTCAAAAATTAATAGTAGGGTTGTTAACCGTCCTGAGTATCTTTTCGCTCGTTTCCTTTGCCGGCCTGTCTTCAGCCAAGGCCGACAGCAACCAAAGTTCCGTTTCGGCGATTAAAAAGCGCGGTTACATCCGGATCGCCGTTTTTGGCGAC
The nucleotide sequence above comes from Limosilactobacillus fermentum. Encoded proteins:
- a CDS encoding amino acid ABC transporter permease translates to MSWEVIQQSLPMFEQGLIATLWLSAVGIVGSLIVGVIVSLVQFFRVPVLRQVCTVYVEISRNTPLLIQLFFLYYAFPVIGLKMNAVTCGIVGLIFLGGSYMAEGFTGGFAGVSKGQLETGKAIGMNQWQLARYVVFPQGFALSMPALAANMIFLIKETSIFSVIAIPELTNTALDLIGLYYRSNEYLLVLVIGYAIILIPLILVLNWLERRVRYGTFGD
- a CDS encoding amino acid ABC transporter permease encodes the protein MAHSGINVLLEGSNFSRLMGGLWVSVWIAVVSLFFGLIVGTVFGVLRTTKSRVLRFILRLYLEIFRIIPTVVLLFLVYYILPRQLHINMPADWMAVLAFSLWVAAEFSDIVRGAIQSVPRHQRESGLAIGLTRFQLFRYILLPQAMKLEVPAAINLATRVVKTTSLLMIISIMDVINVGQQIIEANNSTYPTGVFWVYGLIFFLYFIIDYLLSLWARKLTARQ
- a CDS encoding amino acid ABC transporter ATP-binding protein codes for the protein MTEEILKVSHLNKFYGDWQALHDINFDLKKGEVLALLGPSGSGKSTLIRCLNGLEEYRDGEIVFNGAKVEPSEKNWQRLRQKIGMVFQSYDLFPNMTVLENILLGPTKVQKRDRATVEQEALALLDRVGLKEHANSYPRQLSGGQKQRVAIVRALALQPEVMLFDEVTASLDPEMVRGILDIIKELANDGSMTMLIVTHEMNFAAQIADRVLFLEDGRILEDTPGQQFFTNSQTKRARDFLESMDF